TGACacaattatagaaatggagaccAGATTAGTGGTTACCAAAGGTTAAGGTGGGGGTGAAGATGGGAGGGAAGTGGGGCAGCTATAAAAGGGTAACATGAGGGAACtttgtggtgatggaaatgttctgtatcttggctgAATCTACACAAATGCTGGTTATAATGTATCAGAATTTTCAAGATGGTAGGTCTGGGGCAAACTGGGTAAGGGATCTCTGTGCTGCTTCTTAAAATCGCATGTGACTCCAtaattgtctcaaaataaaaagcttaacaaaaatatataaaaatctaggTTAAGAACATCTAGCCggtactttttgttgttgtttggttttttcctacCATCCAGCCAGTATTGTTACCCAGTATATTATCTGGTTCCCTAGACAATGAAGAGTCTGCCATGTGAGGATCTGGAGAAAGAGCTGAGATAAGAGAGTTCCAGGCATGGAAACAAGCAATTGAGAAAGCTTAATAGGAGAACAAAACTACCAtgttgaaaaaaacagaaagcagaccAGTGTCAGTGTCACTGGAGTATAGTGAGAGATGGATAGATGACAAAGACAAGATGAAAAGGATAGGCATGGGCCAGGTAATCTAAATGTTTACAGACCATTGTACGGCATAAGAGTCTTATGTTTAAGGGGTATATGGGTAGAATCCAATAAttattaggtttcttttttttgtgtgtaaggcTGAAGACAAGAATCCTATGTACCCAAGGAGATAATAAAAAGCACAAGGAAATAGCAATCCCAAacatcataaaatgagttatgtaGTAATTGAGATAAGAAGTCATTAAAATGCAACTTGTACATGGTAACAAGCAAAAGGCAGACAGCCAAATTCTGGTCCTGACTAAATTCAGTCagtcctgtatttcttggattaagaaaaaaattatagactgggcacagtggctcctgcctgtaatcccagcactttggaaggctgaagccagcagagcacttgaggtcaggagtttgaaaccagcctggccaacatggtgataccctgtcctcactaaaaataccaaaattagctgggcatggttgcaaacgcctgtaatcccaggttcttgggaggctgaggaaggagaatcacttgaacctgggaggcaaaggttgcagtgagccaagatcacaccattgcactctgcactcctgcctgagcgacagagcaagacttcatctcaaaagaaaaaaaattgtaaaggttTTACAGACATTAAGAATGTAATGATCTGAAAATAAACTACCCAAAGTCTGTGCTATAATTTACATGGTGTAATTAACATGTGGCATTTTTAACACATCCACTTGCCTCTTTTTTGTCTTTGAACTTATCGATTTCTTTCTTCAGAAGCTCCACTCTTTGAAAGGATTCAAGGTTATTCACACTGTACACAAGAACAAAGCCatcagcaaatgaaaaataatgttttggcAGCTCCACGCCTTCCTGTAGACCTCTGGTGTCATAAAGATGTAACTGTTCTTTTACTCCTCGATCTGTTTCTACTGAAGCCATGTATACATCTTCCATTGTTTCACAATCTTCCATTCCTGGGATTAAGAAATGAAATTACTCTTTTTGGCTAAGCCGTGTCAGTTGCTCAGTATTTTCTTGTCCTTCAGAAACTGGCTTTCTAGGTTTCCTATTTACCACATATAATAATcacatcttacttttttttttttttttttaaacagggtcctgctctgttgcccaggctgaagtacagtggcttgatcttagctcactgcaacctccaactcctgggctcaagggatcctcccacctcagcctcccaagtagtccctcctagctggaactacaggtgccaccatgcccagctaatttttgtattttttgtagagatggggtttcaccatgttgcccaggctggtctcaaactcctgggctcaagcaatccacccactttggcctccaaaagtgctgggatcacaggtgtgaggcactgcacctggcctacacaaaattatttttaaatatatttattctgtataaaaacaaaaattcccttcttatgatcttttaaaaatgcatttatcacTTTGTTACATTTGTGCAAGTTTGTCTCTTCAACTAGTCTCTAAGTTTACTGAGTGAAAGGAACCATTCTGTGTACATAGCAAATATTCAAAAAGCCCTTTTTGATAAAGGAATTAAAGGGAAAAGGTTAACTCTCTGAATTTTAATACGCAGTAGAGAGACATCTGATAAGACAGGTAAGGTATAGTCCCAGTAACCACCTTCATATTTAAATATGAAGCCAGGCTtaaaggctcacacctgtaatcccagtacattggaaGGCCTAGgtaggtaaatcacctgaggtcaggagtttgagataagcctggccaacatggcaaaaccccatttctgctaaaaatagaaaagttcgccaggcatggtagtaggcacctgtaatcccagctactcaggaggttgaggcagggagaattgcttgaatttgggaggtggaggttgcagtgagctgagatcatgccaccgtactccagtttgggcaacacagagagattcatctcaaaaaaaaaaattataattaaaatgaataaatatgagaTACATCCAGAAGTAAAATCACATGGGTAACATCCTATACCCCCAATCATACGTTATAGTTTTTAGAAAACTCTAGTTACAGTTTTCCTAAACAACCTAAATAGTGTAGAATGATTTGTTCCAGGTGCCCTACAGGAAATGGCCATGAGCATTAGATTACATAAAATCTCCATAAGTATTAGGTTACAAGGAATAATCACATGATGATACACAGATGAGATCATGAGAAACCAAAAATTTACTTTCATCAACATAACTCATAAGGAATGTATGTTTAGAAAGGTAAAATTCATAAATttgattatgtatatatgtgtctgtgtcaTCCTGTCATAAATTAAGCCTTAAGGTAATTAAAGGTTATCTATTAAGACACAAACTTATTGGGTTTTGattacaaattaatttaaaagcaaaaactacCAAACGTTTTGTCATGTGATGTTTTATCTACCAAAAAACCAGTCCAGTTATCCCACCCCCACCTGCCTCTCCAAAAGGGGGTCTAAAGCTCAGACCTTTTGATATTTTGGTCCTGTAAAGATCAAATGAAGTCATGAGTCTTCCACTAGTTCTCTAGATCTCCTCTCCCATTCCATGTTGCTGGGCAACTCCCCATCTCGCACACCAAGGGAAGGCCTAAGGGTGCAATCTCTGGAGAGGGTTGAATAGAGGTTGTCTGGATGGTGGGATAAGGGTTATGAGTTCCAC
This genomic stretch from Callithrix jacchus isolate 240 chromosome 17, calJac240_pri, whole genome shotgun sequence harbors:
- the NKIRAS1 gene encoding NF-kappa-B inhibitor-interacting Ras-like protein 1 isoform X3, whose protein sequence is MGKGCKVVVCGLLSVGKTAILEQLLYGNHTIGMEDCETMEDVYMASVETDRGVKEQLHLYDTRGLQEGVELPKHYFSFADGFVLVYSVNNLESFQRVELLKKEIDKFKDKKEGPPLTVPAALPLLLQHPVSSLWSLGSLFSSLSFD
- the NKIRAS1 gene encoding NF-kappa-B inhibitor-interacting Ras-like protein 1 isoform X2, translating into MEDCETMEDVYMASVETDRGVKEQLHLYDTRGLQEGVELPKHYFSFADGFVLVYSVNNLESFQRVELLKKEIDKFKDKKEVAIVVLGNKIDLSEQRQVDAEVAQQWAKSEKVRLWEVTVTDRKTLIEPFTLLASKLSQPQSKSSFPLPGRKNKGNSSSEN